The following are from one region of the Actinopolyspora halophila DSM 43834 genome:
- a CDS encoding RNB domain-containing ribonuclease: MVARDSRQVDSHSRAAARADVAADPAGPVDTDPVPSEGTDFTGIRREFGLPFEFPVPALTEAEQTAVAFESCPARSEATGLPLVTVDPPGAKDLDQAVLLERTGRGGFRVRYAVADMAVFVPPGGELERETLRRGQSLYLPDGVVPLHPTLLSESAASLLPEQVRPAMLWTIELDDTGTVVRVDLRRATVRSVAALDYESVLRSFEAGAPHPSLAPLPEVGELLRERTMHRGAIELGLPEQRVELSREQGWRLGLRSRTWPEVFNAELSLLTGMCAAEIMLSAGVGVLRTVPEPEEAAVARLRRSAERLGIHWTAEQGPAEFLAGLDPRRPESLALHVAGTGLLRGAGYTAFSGDIPSSPSHAGIGAAYAHVTAPLRRLVDRFCAEMCLAVVTGSSIPGWVSERIEELPSVMGNSDRLATRVERACVAQVQSWELTGRVGESFTATVLRTEPGGQAGEVFVGEPPVIARCVGTGLVEGSRVPVRLAEVDPARRRVLFEVANHTPALSGAH; this comes from the coding sequence ATGGTGGCGCGGGATTCGAGACAGGTGGACTCCCACTCCCGCGCCGCCGCCCGTGCGGATGTCGCCGCCGACCCCGCCGGACCGGTCGATACGGATCCCGTGCCTTCCGAGGGGACGGACTTCACGGGTATCCGCCGCGAGTTCGGCTTGCCGTTCGAGTTTCCCGTGCCCGCGTTGACGGAGGCCGAGCAGACCGCCGTCGCCTTCGAGTCGTGCCCCGCGCGAAGCGAGGCCACCGGGCTTCCGCTGGTGACCGTCGATCCGCCCGGTGCGAAGGACCTGGACCAGGCGGTACTGCTCGAGAGGACAGGGCGGGGCGGGTTCCGCGTCCGCTACGCCGTCGCGGACATGGCCGTCTTCGTCCCACCCGGTGGTGAACTGGAACGGGAAACCCTGCGCAGAGGGCAGAGTCTCTACCTGCCGGACGGGGTGGTGCCGTTACACCCCACCCTGCTCTCCGAGAGCGCCGCGAGTCTGCTGCCCGAGCAGGTGCGGCCCGCGATGCTCTGGACGATCGAGTTGGACGACACGGGAACCGTGGTTCGGGTGGACCTGCGCCGCGCCACCGTCAGATCGGTGGCCGCGCTCGACTACGAGAGCGTGCTCCGTTCCTTCGAAGCGGGTGCCCCGCACCCCTCCCTGGCTCCGCTTCCCGAGGTGGGGGAACTCCTCCGGGAACGGACGATGCACCGTGGGGCGATCGAACTCGGGCTGCCGGAACAGCGGGTCGAGCTCTCCCGGGAGCAGGGGTGGAGGCTCGGGCTGCGCAGCCGAACCTGGCCGGAGGTGTTCAACGCGGAGCTCTCGTTGCTGACCGGTATGTGCGCGGCCGAGATCATGCTCTCCGCCGGGGTCGGGGTGTTGCGCACCGTTCCGGAACCGGAGGAAGCGGCCGTGGCCCGGCTGCGTCGCTCGGCGGAGCGGCTGGGAATCCACTGGACCGCGGAACAGGGACCGGCGGAATTCCTGGCCGGGCTCGATCCACGACGTCCCGAATCGCTGGCGCTGCACGTGGCCGGCACCGGACTGCTGCGCGGGGCCGGATACACAGCTTTCAGCGGCGACATCCCCTCCAGTCCCTCCCACGCCGGGATCGGAGCCGCCTACGCCCATGTGACGGCACCGCTGCGGCGGCTGGTGGACAGGTTCTGCGCGGAGATGTGCCTGGCCGTCGTCACGGGGAGCTCGATCCCCGGTTGGGTGAGCGAGCGCATCGAGGAGCTCCCCTCGGTGATGGGGAACTCGGACAGGCTGGCCACCAGGGTGGAACGGGCTTGTGTCGCGCAGGTCCAGTCCTGGGAACTGACCGGACGTGTCGGCGAGTCGTTCACGGCCACGGTGCTGCGCACGGAGCCGGGCGGGCAGGCGGGGGAAGTGTTCGTCGGGGAACCACCGGTGATCGCCCGTTGCGTCGGCACCGGATTGGTGGAGGGGAGCCGCGTTCCCGTGCGGCTCGCGGAGGTCGATCCCGCGCGACGGCGGGTTCTGTTCGAAGTCGCCAACCACACACCCGCCCTGTCTGGCGCGCACTGA
- a CDS encoding C40 family peptidase has translation MRKIAVVLVLLTGFGGLIGVGAVTGLLAGMGGGERTSGARCGAALGASGTADSRGRRMAQGLGGEQQRVVERIIEVGKRRELPPRAWQIAIQAGKTESDLRNLNYGHADSLGVFQMRPSMNWGSPQQVTDLGYAINKFYDELLEVDDWKDMRPGTAAQAVERSAFPTRYHEVESMAAHLVGDEGDTRVSNDCSGTPDAGELTTKVVDYARDQLGSPYVWGAEGPNRFDCSGLTQRAWAAAGVEIPRVSQDQYHSGGAMVPLSKARNGDLVFWGHGRDSDSVHHVALYIGDNKVLHAPQPGEKVEITELWDGGELLPTAVRPSRARAS, from the coding sequence TTGGCCGGGATGGGCGGTGGAGAGCGGACGAGCGGGGCGAGATGCGGTGCCGCGCTGGGTGCCTCCGGAACGGCGGATTCGCGCGGCAGGCGAATGGCGCAGGGGCTCGGTGGCGAGCAGCAGCGGGTCGTCGAGCGGATCATCGAGGTGGGCAAGCGACGCGAGTTACCTCCGCGCGCGTGGCAGATCGCGATCCAGGCGGGCAAGACCGAGTCGGACCTGCGCAACCTGAACTACGGCCATGCGGACTCGCTGGGGGTGTTCCAGATGCGTCCGTCGATGAACTGGGGGTCGCCCCAGCAGGTGACCGACCTGGGATACGCGATCAACAAGTTCTACGACGAGTTGTTGGAGGTCGACGACTGGAAGGACATGCGCCCCGGAACGGCCGCACAGGCCGTGGAACGCTCGGCCTTCCCCACCCGTTACCACGAGGTCGAGTCGATGGCCGCGCATCTGGTCGGTGACGAGGGCGATACGCGGGTGTCCAACGACTGCTCCGGAACTCCGGACGCCGGTGAACTCACCACGAAGGTGGTCGACTACGCCAGGGATCAGCTCGGCTCCCCCTACGTCTGGGGAGCGGAGGGTCCGAACCGGTTCGACTGCTCGGGTCTGACGCAACGTGCGTGGGCGGCGGCGGGGGTGGAGATCCCCCGGGTGTCGCAGGATCAGTACCACTCCGGCGGGGCCATGGTTCCGCTGAGCAAAGCCCGCAACGGCGATCTGGTTTTCTGGGGTCACGGGCGCGACTCCGACTCGGTGCACCACGTGGCGCTCTACATCGGGGACAACAAGGTGCTGCACGCGCCGCAGCCCGGTGAGAAGGTGGAGATCACCGAGCTCTGGGACGGCGGGGAACTGCTTCCCACGGCGGTACGCCCGTCCAGGGCCCGGGCGAGTTGA
- the npdG gene encoding NADPH-dependent F420 reductase, with translation MVDVRNLTVGVLGGTGAQGKGLAIRWAQAGLNVLIGSRSAERAEQAAEEIAEAGGGSVRGCDNSECAARADVVLAALPWEAHADTLSELRSELAEKIVIDCVNPLGFDKKGPYALEVEEGSAAQQAEALLPDSRVTAAFHHVSAVKLADTSVRHVDLDVLVLGDDREATDLVRALADVIPGVRGIYGGRLRNAHQVEALTANVIAINRRYKAHAGLRITDV, from the coding sequence GTGGTTGATGTTCGGAACCTGACCGTCGGAGTGCTGGGTGGCACGGGCGCTCAGGGCAAGGGACTGGCGATCCGTTGGGCCCAGGCCGGGCTGAACGTGCTGATCGGTTCGCGTTCCGCGGAACGTGCCGAGCAGGCCGCGGAGGAGATCGCCGAAGCCGGTGGTGGCTCTGTCCGGGGGTGCGACAATTCGGAGTGCGCGGCTCGGGCCGACGTGGTGTTGGCCGCGTTGCCCTGGGAGGCACACGCGGACACGTTGAGCGAGCTGCGCTCGGAGTTGGCGGAAAAGATCGTGATCGACTGCGTCAATCCGCTCGGCTTCGACAAGAAGGGGCCGTACGCGCTCGAGGTCGAGGAGGGCAGTGCCGCCCAGCAGGCGGAGGCTCTGTTGCCGGACTCCAGGGTGACGGCGGCGTTCCATCACGTCTCGGCCGTCAAGCTGGCGGACACGTCCGTGCGGCACGTGGATCTGGACGTGCTGGTGCTCGGGGACGACAGGGAGGCCACGGACCTGGTCAGGGCGTTGGCCGACGTCATCCCCGGGGTGCGGGGCATCTACGGAGGCAGGCTGCGCAACGCCCACCAGGTGGAAGCGCTCACGGCGAACGTCATCGCGATCAACCGGCGCTACAAGGCTCACGCCGGGCTCCGCATCACCGACGTGTGA
- the panB gene encoding 3-methyl-2-oxobutanoate hydroxymethyltransferase, giving the protein MSGTENESTRGTPNGSSAAETGAPYGSTPQRRRVRTHHLREYKQRGEPWPMLTSYDTYTARIFDQAGIPVLLVGDSAANNVYGYESSLPITVEEMLPLVRAVVGAVEHALVVVDLPFGSYQASPEEAMHTAVRFMKAGAHAVKLEGGARYAAHVDALVAAGIPVMGHIGFTPQSEHGLGGYRVQARGDRAEELLTDARALQDAGAFAVVLEMVSAAAAKRVTAELTIPTVGIGAGPECDGQVLVWTDMAGLNTGHTARFVKRYAELGNILSQAADSFATEVRDGRFPAPEHSFD; this is encoded by the coding sequence ATGTCCGGAACCGAGAACGAGAGCACGCGGGGCACGCCGAACGGCTCCAGCGCTGCCGAGACCGGAGCACCCTACGGTTCGACACCACAGCGTCGCAGGGTGCGTACCCACCATCTGAGGGAGTACAAGCAGCGCGGCGAACCGTGGCCGATGCTGACCTCCTACGACACGTACACGGCACGCATATTCGACCAGGCCGGGATACCGGTGCTGCTGGTCGGCGATTCGGCCGCGAACAATGTGTACGGCTACGAGTCCTCGCTTCCGATCACTGTGGAGGAGATGCTCCCGCTGGTACGTGCCGTGGTCGGGGCGGTCGAGCACGCGCTCGTCGTGGTCGACCTGCCGTTCGGGTCGTATCAGGCCTCCCCCGAGGAGGCCATGCACACCGCCGTGCGGTTCATGAAGGCGGGGGCCCACGCCGTCAAGCTGGAAGGCGGCGCTCGTTACGCGGCACACGTGGACGCGCTGGTGGCCGCCGGGATCCCTGTGATGGGCCACATCGGCTTCACTCCGCAGAGCGAGCACGGCTTGGGAGGATACCGGGTGCAGGCCCGGGGGGACCGCGCCGAGGAGCTGCTCACCGACGCCCGAGCGTTGCAGGACGCGGGCGCCTTCGCGGTGGTGCTCGAGATGGTTTCCGCGGCGGCGGCGAAACGGGTGACCGCGGAACTCACCATCCCCACGGTCGGAATCGGCGCCGGCCCGGAGTGCGACGGCCAGGTGCTGGTCTGGACCGATATGGCCGGGCTCAACACCGGCCACACGGCGCGCTTCGTCAAGCGCTACGCGGAGCTGGGCAACATCCTCTCCCAAGCGGCGGACAGCTTCGCCACGGAAGTGCGCGACGGCAGGTTCCCCGCGCCCGAGCACAGTTTCGATTGA
- a CDS encoding NAD+ synthase translates to MPQLRIALAQVNARVGDITGNSSMIVERAKEAVEQGAHVVAFPEMALAGYPVEDLALRKSFAAANRSGIESLAERLREEGCGDSLVIVGHLDHEDEGIRNAASLLYGGEVVDTYHKHHLPNYGVFDEARYFAPGYDLPIVRMHGLDVGVVICEDIWQNGGPVAALGRVGVDAVVCVNGSPYQRSKNEERTSLVVRRAAEADAPMAYVNLVGAQDELVFDGDSMIATNHGEILARAPRFSECLLLHDLDLTAGGYTSTEVAPEPVEQDVPLHFRPKALPAFHVSRITLSPDPVPEYEPLQPDSPVVEALSEEAEIWSALVTGLRDYVRKNGFAAVTFGFSGGIDSSVCAALAVDALGPGALYGVSLPSHYSSEHSRSDAAELAERLGCHFETHAIEDMVRVFVDQLGLSGLAEENIQARCRGMTLMALSNQHGRLVLAPGNKTELAVGYSTLYGDAVGGFAPIKDVPKTLVWRLARWRNDEAEKRGATPPIPEGSITKAPSAELRPGQVDTDSLPPYEVLDEILDGYVEGDRSYAELIGQGFDAQLVERVLRMVDRAEHKRRQYPPGTKITLKAFGRDRRLPVTNRWHEARP, encoded by the coding sequence ATGCCGCAGTTGCGCATCGCCCTGGCTCAGGTAAACGCCCGCGTCGGCGACATCACCGGTAACAGCTCGATGATCGTGGAACGCGCCAAGGAGGCCGTCGAACAGGGTGCCCACGTCGTGGCGTTTCCGGAGATGGCGCTGGCCGGATATCCCGTGGAGGACCTGGCGCTGCGGAAGTCGTTCGCAGCGGCCAACCGCTCCGGGATCGAGTCGCTGGCGGAGCGGCTCCGGGAGGAGGGATGCGGCGACTCGCTCGTGATCGTGGGGCACCTGGACCACGAGGACGAGGGGATCCGCAACGCGGCTTCGCTGCTGTACGGCGGCGAGGTGGTCGACACCTACCACAAGCACCACCTGCCCAACTACGGCGTCTTCGACGAGGCGCGCTACTTCGCCCCCGGGTACGACCTGCCGATCGTGCGGATGCACGGTCTGGACGTCGGGGTGGTCATCTGCGAGGACATCTGGCAGAACGGCGGTCCGGTCGCGGCGCTCGGCCGGGTCGGGGTGGACGCGGTGGTCTGCGTCAACGGTTCTCCGTATCAACGCTCCAAGAACGAGGAACGCACCTCTCTCGTGGTACGTCGGGCGGCCGAGGCCGACGCTCCGATGGCCTATGTCAACCTCGTCGGCGCACAGGACGAGCTCGTCTTCGACGGCGATTCGATGATCGCGACGAACCACGGCGAGATCCTGGCGCGTGCTCCGCGGTTCTCCGAGTGCCTGCTGCTGCACGATCTGGACCTGACCGCGGGTGGGTACACCTCGACCGAGGTCGCTCCGGAGCCCGTGGAGCAGGACGTACCGCTGCACTTCCGGCCGAAGGCACTGCCCGCCTTCCACGTCAGCAGGATCACGCTGTCCCCCGATCCGGTGCCGGAGTACGAACCGCTGCAGCCGGACAGCCCGGTCGTCGAGGCGCTGTCGGAAGAGGCCGAGATCTGGTCGGCCCTGGTCACCGGGCTGCGGGACTATGTACGCAAGAACGGCTTCGCGGCGGTGACCTTCGGGTTCTCGGGAGGGATCGACTCCTCGGTGTGCGCGGCCCTGGCCGTCGACGCGCTGGGGCCGGGGGCACTGTACGGGGTGTCGCTGCCTTCGCACTACTCCTCGGAGCACTCCCGTTCCGATGCCGCCGAGCTGGCGGAACGACTCGGCTGTCACTTCGAGACCCACGCGATCGAGGACATGGTGCGGGTCTTCGTCGATCAGCTGGGGCTGTCCGGACTGGCCGAGGAGAACATACAGGCGCGTTGCAGGGGCATGACCCTGATGGCGTTGTCCAACCAGCACGGACGGTTGGTGCTGGCTCCGGGGAACAAGACCGAGCTCGCGGTGGGTTATTCGACCCTCTACGGCGACGCCGTCGGAGGGTTCGCCCCGATCAAGGACGTGCCCAAGACCCTGGTGTGGCGATTGGCCCGCTGGCGCAACGACGAGGCGGAGAAGCGCGGGGCGACCCCGCCGATCCCGGAGGGGTCGATCACGAAGGCTCCCTCGGCCGAACTGCGTCCCGGGCAGGTGGACACCGACTCGCTGCCACCGTACGAGGTGCTCGACGAGATCCTCGACGGCTACGTGGAGGGCGACCGGAGCTACGCGGAGCTCATCGGGCAGGGCTTCGACGCCCAGCTCGTCGAACGGGTGCTGCGGATGGTGGACCGGGCGGAGCACAAGCGCAGGCAGTACCCGCCGGGCACCAAGATCACCCTGAAGGCCTTCGGCAGGGATCGCAGACTCCCGGTGACCAATCGTTGGCACGAGGCACGTCCCTGA
- a CDS encoding arylamine N-acetyltransferase family protein: MTEIGQRQHAATEEWRTDSVDVVRYLERIGVPWPFPSVEALYRLHRAHVGTIPFENIDVVLEAHPGLGLNAIESKLVGSRRGGYCYEHALLFAAVLERLGFTVSRHIARVQPDHPGPYTHMMLVVSVEGDDYLADVGFGAGVLDPIPLRDGEVVDQAGWPHRLRRDGAGWTLEKHARKGWEALHTFDRAPARPVDYEVAHHYTATHPDSPFVGKPVVMRIEQGRVRKLVGTELVVESPEGELARETVSGARLGETLRELGVELTEEELRSLHTRTGM; encoded by the coding sequence ATGACCGAGATCGGACAGCGACAGCACGCGGCGACCGAGGAGTGGAGGACCGATTCCGTCGACGTCGTGAGATATCTGGAACGGATCGGGGTCCCGTGGCCGTTCCCGTCGGTGGAAGCCCTGTACAGGCTCCATCGCGCCCATGTCGGCACGATCCCCTTCGAGAACATCGACGTGGTGCTCGAAGCGCATCCCGGTCTGGGACTGAACGCCATCGAGTCGAAGTTGGTCGGCAGCAGGAGGGGAGGGTACTGCTACGAGCACGCGCTGCTGTTCGCCGCCGTTCTCGAACGACTAGGTTTCACGGTGTCCAGGCACATAGCCCGGGTTCAGCCCGATCACCCCGGCCCGTACACCCACATGATGTTGGTTGTCTCCGTCGAGGGGGACGACTACCTGGCCGACGTGGGATTCGGAGCCGGAGTGCTGGATCCGATCCCCCTGCGTGACGGTGAGGTGGTCGACCAGGCCGGGTGGCCGCACCGGCTCCGCCGGGACGGCGCCGGCTGGACGCTGGAAAAGCACGCCCGGAAGGGCTGGGAGGCGCTGCACACCTTCGACAGGGCTCCGGCGCGACCGGTGGACTACGAGGTGGCGCACCACTACACGGCCACCCACCCGGACTCGCCGTTCGTCGGAAAGCCGGTGGTCATGCGCATCGAGCAGGGCAGGGTACGCAAACTGGTCGGCACGGAGCTCGTCGTCGAGTCCCCGGAGGGCGAACTCGCTCGGGAGACGGTTTCCGGCGCTCGGTTGGGCGAGACGCTGCGCGAGCTCGGCGTCGAGCTCACGGAGGAGGAGCTGCGGTCGCTGCACACCAGGACCGGGATGTGA
- the glnA gene encoding type I glutamate--ammonia ligase has product MDRQQEFVLRTLEERDIRFVRLWFTDVLGILKSVAISPAELEGAFAEGIGFDGSAIEGFSRIYESDMVAKPDPTTFQVLPWETADGQHYSARMYCDITMPDGSPCWSDPRHVLRRTLSRATEAGFTCYVHPEIEFFLLKELPTDGSEPTPADSGGYFDQASHDTAPHFRRNAIEALEAMGISVEFSHHEGAPGQQEIDLRYADALTMADNVMTFRYVVKEVALTQNVRASFMPKPFSTQPGSGMHTHVSLFEGDQNAFYHPENPYELSDTGRAFVAGLLYHAREISAVTNQWVNSYKRLVVGGEAPTAVCWGHANRSALVRVPMYSPGKSSSRRVEVRNLDSACNPYLAYAAILAAGLRGVEHGYELPPAAEDDVWSLTESERKAAGYPNLPQNLNEALSEMENSELMAETLGEHVFDFFLRNKRDEWNSYRSHVTPYELRTLMPML; this is encoded by the coding sequence ATGGACCGTCAGCAGGAGTTCGTGCTCCGCACTCTGGAAGAACGCGACATCCGCTTCGTGCGGCTGTGGTTTACCGATGTCCTGGGCATCCTGAAATCGGTGGCCATCTCACCCGCCGAACTCGAGGGGGCCTTCGCGGAGGGAATCGGTTTCGACGGCTCGGCGATTGAAGGATTCTCACGTATCTACGAGTCGGACATGGTCGCCAAACCCGATCCGACAACCTTTCAAGTGCTGCCCTGGGAAACCGCCGACGGGCAGCACTATTCCGCGCGGATGTACTGCGACATCACCATGCCGGACGGTTCGCCCTGCTGGTCCGATCCGCGGCACGTCCTGCGCAGAACCCTCTCCAGGGCGACGGAGGCGGGGTTCACCTGCTACGTACACCCCGAGATCGAGTTCTTCCTCCTCAAGGAGCTCCCCACCGACGGGAGCGAACCCACACCCGCCGACTCCGGGGGCTACTTCGACCAGGCCAGTCACGACACCGCCCCGCACTTCCGGCGCAACGCCATCGAAGCGCTGGAAGCCATGGGAATATCCGTCGAGTTCAGCCACCACGAGGGCGCCCCGGGGCAGCAGGAGATCGACCTGCGCTACGCCGACGCGCTCACCATGGCCGACAACGTGATGACCTTCAGGTACGTGGTCAAGGAGGTCGCGCTTACCCAGAACGTGCGGGCCTCGTTCATGCCCAAGCCGTTCAGCACTCAGCCGGGCTCCGGTATGCACACCCACGTGAGCCTGTTCGAGGGCGACCAGAACGCCTTCTACCACCCGGAGAACCCCTACGAGCTCTCGGACACCGGGCGTGCGTTCGTGGCGGGCCTGTTGTACCACGCCCGTGAGATCAGCGCGGTGACCAACCAGTGGGTGAACTCCTACAAGCGACTCGTCGTCGGCGGTGAGGCACCCACCGCGGTCTGCTGGGGACACGCCAACCGGTCCGCCCTGGTGCGGGTCCCGATGTATTCCCCGGGGAAGTCCTCCTCCCGCCGAGTGGAAGTGCGCAATCTGGACTCGGCCTGCAACCCGTACCTGGCCTACGCCGCGATCCTCGCTGCCGGACTGCGCGGAGTGGAGCACGGCTACGAGCTGCCGCCGGCGGCGGAGGACGACGTCTGGTCCCTGACCGAGAGCGAGCGCAAGGCCGCGGGGTACCCGAACCTGCCGCAGAACCTCAACGAGGCACTGTCCGAGATGGAGAACTCCGAGCTGATGGCGGAGACGCTCGGGGAGCACGTCTTCGACTTCTTCCTGCGCAACAAGCGCGACGAGTGGAACTCCTACCGCAGCCACGTGACACCGTACGAGCTGCGCACGCTGATGCCGATGCTGTGA